The following is a genomic window from Lysinibacillus sp. G4S2.
GAATCGTTCAACAAGTTCGTAAAAAAGAAGAATACCTTCCTTTTCTCGATTACAGCAGCGTTTTTATTACTTTATATTTTGCTACCAATCCTTGCTTTTCAACCTGTACTACAACAAAAAGTCTTCGGAAATATTACGGGTGTTTGGGTTTATTCAGCAGGATTATTCATTATGACGATCGTTCTTTGTACAGTATATGTAAAAAAAGCTGCTTCATTCGATAAAGCTGCAGCGGCAGTGCTTGCAGAGTATCACGCGAAAGGTGGA
Proteins encoded in this region:
- a CDS encoding DUF485 domain-containing protein; this translates as MANISGDKNIESVDYNAIEAMESFNKFVKKKNTFLFSITAAFLLLYILLPILAFQPVLQQKVFGNITGVWVYSAGLFIMTIVLCTVYVKKAASFDKAAAAVLAEYHAKGGK